Below is a window of Mycobacterium dioxanotrophicus DNA.
CGGCGACGTTGGCCGTAGTTCCCCGCAGACCCGACCGCTGGGCGTGCTCACCGTGCTGGGTACGGCGCGCGGGGTGCAGAAACGACCGAGCGGACCGGGTGCAGACGAGGAGGTCTGGACTTTCCGCGTCGAGCGGTACGACTCGACGGGGCAAGCCCACACCGTTGTGCCGGTCGAGCTGCGCGGCAACTCCATCACCGGCGAACTCTCCGACGGGGACGTGGTGGAGGTGAGCGGCTTCTGGGATGACCGGACCCTCTTCGCCGATGCGGTGGTCAACCATTCGGCCGGTACGCGCGGCCGCCGTCGGCGTGACTCGTTCGAGGTGACGCCGGCCAAGAAGTCCGTGTGGAAGTCCCGCCCGGCGCGTGTCGTCGGACTCCTCGCGGTGCTCGCGGTGGTCGTGGCGACGGCTGTCTACTTCATCACCGGAGGCTTCGGGGTCCCGTCGCCCGGCGGCCCCGGGCCGCTCGTCACGCCGCAGCGTGCGACGGTGTTCTCCCCCGGCGGGTCACCCGATCATCCCAACGACGCCGGCAAGGCCATCGACGGTAACCCCGATACGGCGTGGCCCACCGACATCTACCAAGACGCCGCGCCGTTCCCGGCCTTCAAACAGGGCGTCGGCCTGATGCTGCAACTCGCGGCGCCCACGGCCCTCAGTGAAGTGACCCTCGATGTGCCCAGCACCGGGACCGAGGTGCAGATTCGTGCGTCCGACAGCGACGCGCCGAGCAGTGTCTCCGACACGACCGAGCTGACCTCGAACGTGTCGTTGCGGCCCGGACAGAACACCATCCCGATCGACAACAAGACGAAAACGTCCAATGTGCTGGTGTGGATTTCGAAGCTGGGCACGGTCGGCGGGCAGAGCCGCACCGCCATCTCCGACATCACCTTGAGAGCAGCCGGCTGACCGACACCGCGACGACGGTGCCGGTTCAGAACTTCTTGTCGAGGAACTCCGCGTAGGCCGGCAGGTCGAGTTGGCCGTGGCCCGACAACCCGATCACCACCACCTGTTCGGTGGGGTCATCGGCCACGTGCGCCGCGGCGGCGGCGATCGCGTGAGTCGACTCGGGCGCGGGCACAATGCCCTGGGACCGCGCGAACCGGACACCGGCCGAGAACGCATCATGCTGTGAGATGGCGATGCCCTCGACCAGCCCGAGCTCGACAGTGTGGCTCAGCGCGGGCGCCATCCCGTGGTAGCGAAGGCCACCCGCGTGAATGGGGTCGGGCACGAAATCCATACCGAGCGTGTGCATCTTCAAAAGGGGCGTAAGGCCGGCCACATCGCCGTGGTCGTAGCGGTACTCCCCCTGCGTGATCGACGGGCACGCGACCGGTTCGGCGGCCACCACGCGCGGGTTGGACCGCCCATGGATCTTCTCGCGCAGGAACGGGAACGCCAGCCCGGCGAGGTTGGAACCGCCACCCGCACAGCCGAAGACGACGTCGGCGCCGTTCGGCTCAACGGCGGCGAGCTGCGCGACGGCCTCCTGGCCGATGACGCTCTGATGGAGCACGACGTGGTTCAACACACTGCCGAGCGCGTACCGGGTGTCAGGGGCAGCGGCCGCGACCTCGACCGCCTCGCTCACGGCCATGCCGAGGCTGCCTGTGGTGTTCGGGTTCTGGGCGAGGATGGCGCGTCCCGACTCGGTGAGCTCTGACGGGCTCGGATGCACGGTGCCTCCGTACGTCCGGATCAGGTGACCGCGGTACGGCTTCGAGTCGTAGGACGCCCGGACCTGCCATACCTCGATCTCGAGGCCGAACTGCGCACCGGCAAAGGCGAGAGCACTGCCCCACTGGCCCGCGCCGGTCTCGGTGGTCAGCTTCCTGACTCCATCGATGCTGTTGTAATACGCTTGTGCCACAGCTGAATTGGTCTTGTGGCTACCGACGGGGCTGACGCCCTCGTACTTGACGTAGATGTGGGCGCCGGTGTTCAGCGCTTCTTCGAACCGCCGGGCCCGGATCAACGGCGACGGTCGCCACATCGAGTAGATCTCGCGGACGACGTCGGGGATCGCGATGTACGCCTCGGTGGACACCTCCTGGGCGATCAATCCGCTCGGGAAGAGCGCCGCGAGATCGTCCGGGCCGACCGGCTCCTTGGTCGCGGGATGCAGGTGCGGCGGGATCGGCTGATCGAGTTCGGCGGCCAGGTTGTACCAGTGGGTCGGCACCCCGACGGTGACCAGATCCGGATGGGCGGCGTCGGCGTGCAGCGTCATGAGGACACTGTAACGATCCGCGGCCGAGCCTCCCGGAGTGTGTTCACACCGGCAGGCCGTTGTCGTCGGTCTGCAACGACTGGGTCTTGAACTTCGTCAGAAACGCGTTGAGCGTCCCGTCGTTCGACTCGACGATGGTTCCGCCGTCCTGCCAGATGCCGTCTTGGCCCTGAAACTGACCCGGCGGGTCGCCCTGGTTCATGTGGATGTCGTGCACACCGAGACCGGTCGTGTACGGGCGGCCGAAGACGTACAGCCGTCTGGAGTCAGACAGCCGCTTCTCCAACAGATTCAGCGCGTTGTCGGCAGTGCTCTCAACCCATCCGAAGCGCGGCGACCGAAGGATGGTGTTGACCAGATCGATGAGCGGACTCGCGACGAACCCGACGCATCCCGCACGTCCTCGCAGCAGTGGTGAGCGCAGATAGTCGAGGGCACCCGACTCTTCCGAACGGGCCAGCGGATACCAGTCGTCGGCCTCGGAACCGAAGGCGAACAGCCGCTTGTCGAGGTTGCGTACCTCCCGGTACTGGACCGGCACCCCACTTGGCGTCGACACGTCCACGGCGCATTCGTACAGGCCGAGCCGCGCATTCAGATAGATCTTGCCGTGGTACCACGACCCGAAATGATTGGGGTCCTCGCGGGCGAAATGGTCGAGGGTACCGATGAGAACCCCGTATGCCGGCAACGCCATGACACCCTCCTCTGCCCCGCTGCGAACCGATTCTTGCTGTTGCAGCGAGGAAGTGGATGAGTAGTGCGCTACTCGACTTGGATAGGCACGGCGCTCAATGATCGCCGGAGCCCGCGCAGATCGGGACATCGACCAGTTGTCCGTCGCTCTGCTTGACCCGCAGCGGTTTACCGTCCGCGTCGACGATCCGGCCGCCTTCGATGTGGTCGCCCTCGCGGAGCTTGCTGTAAGCCTGGACCTCGTCGAAGGCGATGAAGCGGTCCGCCGCGGCGAACACCGAGGACCCCGGCTTCTGGCGGGCGAACCGGATGTGGTTGAAGAACAGGTTGAGCAGCACCGCGGCGATGGCCGCCGAGCTGATCCCCGAGTGGAAGATGGTCTGGAACCAGGCCGGGAAGTGCTCCCAGAAGTTCGGCGCCGCAATCGGAATCATGCCCATGCCCACCGACGTCGCGACGATGACCAGATTCATGTTGCCCTGGTAGTTCACCCTGGCCAGCGTCCGGATACCGGATGCCGCCACGGTGCCGAACAGCACGAGACCGGCTCCACCGAGCACCGGGTACGGCACGGCGGCGACGCCGCGGCCGAGCACCGGCAGCAGCCCGAGGATCACCAGGATGGCCCCGCCCGCGGTGACCACGAAGCGGCTCTTGACCCCGGTGATGGCGACCAGGCCGACGTTCTGGGCGAAGGCGCTCTGGACGAATCCGTTGAAGATCGGCGATACCAGCGAGGCGCCCATGTCGGCCCGCAGGCCGTTGCCGATCCGGCGGCGGTCGACGCGCGTCTTCACGATCTCCCCGACGGCCAGGATGTCGGCCGTGGTCTCGGTGAGGATGACGAGCACCACGATGGTCATCGACAGGACGCCGGCGACGGTGAACACCGGTGCGCCGAAGAAGAACGGCTCGGGGAACGCCACGATGGGACCGTCCGCCACCTTGGAGAAGTCGGCCTTGCCGAGGACGGTGGCCACCGCGGTGCCGATGATGATCGCGAACAGAATCGAAAGCCGGGAAATGGCAGGCACATTGGACCGACTGAGGATGATCACCACCAGCAGCGTGAAGCCGGCGAGCATGATGTTCTCGATCGAACCGAAGGTCGGCAGCTTGGCGTTGTTGCCCATCGCCCAGTTGGCCGCCACCGGCATCAGGCTCAGCCCGATGGTGGTGATGACCGTGCCCGTGACGACCGGAGGGAAGAATCTGATGATGCGGGCGAAGAACGGTGTGATCGCCAAACCGATTGCGGCCGAGGCCATCACCGAACCGAAGGCCGCGGGCAGTCCCCCGCCCTGCGTCACGATCGCCACCAAGGTGGCGACGCTGGCGAACGAGGTGCCCTGTACGAGCGGAAGCTGGGATCCGAACCATGGAATGCCGACCGACTGGAGAATGGTGGCCAAGCCGCCGATGAACAGGCAGCTGGCCACCAGTACGCCGAGCTGCGCGGGCGGCACACCGGCTGCCCCGCCGACGATCAACGGCGGGGCGATGATGCCGCCGTACATCGTGAGCACGTGCTGGGCGCCGTAGGCGAATGATCGCCCGACCCCGAGGCGCTCGTCCTCGGGGCGCTGGACTTCTTCGGCGCCGTCGTCGACCGTCCGATTGCGGTGCAGTTTCATGGTCATATTCCTCAGCAGAATCCGGCGATCCCCACCCAGGCGGCGTCGGCGGACGGAGCCCCGGCGCGGGCAACGGTGGCTTCGATGAGGCCGTAGGGACGGTCGGCGGCGAAGAACACCTCGTTCGGGTTGTCCAGGCCGCAGAAGGACAGGTCGGCGACGAAATGGTGCTTGTTGGGGCAGGAGAATTTGATCTCGTCGATCTCGGGATGCGCGCCGATCACTGCCTCACCCATCTGATACAGAGTGTGCTGCAGTGCTTTTGAGTATCCCTGCGTGAAGGTGTCCAGCATGATCGCGCGGACGTCCTCGTAGACCGCGTTGAAGTCGAGAACGGTGGTGTTGTACCGCCAGCGGGTGGCGATGTCGGTGGCAAGGATGCGATCGGTGGTCTCGGCCAGCGTCGTGTACTTGTCCTTGGGATACCCGACGAAGCCCGATTCCGTGGATTTCAGCACCGTCAGGCCGTAGAAGCCGGTGATTATGGTGTCGGTGTCGCCATCGCGGACCAGCACCGCGGTCCGCGTGTCGGGCCCGCTGCGGTAGAACGAGTGGTCGTGGTCGTTGATCCGGCTCCATCGGTACTGCTCTGCCGCCCAGCGCCCGCCGGTGACCCAGTCGAATTCGCCGGTGAAGTGGTCAGCGAGCCGCAGCAGCAAGGCCTCCGGCGAACCGATCCCGTCCTTGGCGAACGCGAAGATCGTGTTCTTCTGCGTATCGGTGGGCACCACGTGCGAGTTGTCGCCCTCGGTGTGCGCCGCCTCGAAGTCTCCACGCAGCTGGGAAGTGACGTTGAGATCCTCGATCTCGTGCCGCGCGGTATCGCGCGTGATGCGCACGACCCGGTTCTCGGCTTTTCCGTACTGGTTGGCGGTGAGCACAACGTCGCTCATGTCGATCGCTCCTAAAGGGTTGGGGATGGCTGGGGTGGTAGAGAATTGGCGGGCGGTCAGCTGCCGCGATAGGTCGAGTAGGCAAAGGGACTGAGCAGCAGCGGCACGTGGTAGTGCGCCTGATCGGCGCTGACACTGAACGAGATCGAGACCTGCGGGTAGAACGTGTCCTGGCCGCGGCCTTCGAAGTAGTCGCCGGTGCCGAAGTCGATCCGGTAGTGGCCGGGCTCGAGGCGGTCAGGGCCGAGGTCGGCGATCCGCCCGTCGTCATCGGTCACCCCGGAGGCGATCTGCTCGTCGGTGGGGACGGCACGCAGCGTGACGGCGACGCCGGCGGCGGGGCGCCCCGCGGTGGCGTCGAGCACGTGGGTCGTGATGTAGCTCATGCCAACACTCCTTGCAGGCGAAGCACCGCGATCTGACGAAGCTGATCGGCCATGATGGACTTCTCGGTCGCGGCGTCGTTGGTGAGGCGTTCTTCGAGCGCCGCGAGGATCTCCTCGCTGCTACGGCCGGCCGCGCGGATCAAGAACACGTGGCCGAACCGCTTCTCGTAGGCGCGATTCCCCTCGAGCAGACGTCGCTGTACGTCAGCGTCAGCGGACACCCCGGATTGTTCGGCACGTGAAAAGCCGGCCTCGGCGGTGGCACCTGATGCGCGTTCCCCGATCCGCGGATGGTGGCTCAGCGCGGTGATCAGCTCGTCCTCGGTGAACGGGTCGGCGGCCGACCGGGCGACGGCCACCACCGCGTCGAGGTCCGGGTACGGCCGTTTGTCGACGATGGCGTTCACCCAGCGGTCGACGTCGAGGCAGGGCCGCACGGCAGCCGCGGCGTCCGCTGAGCTCGCGGCGTTGAAGTCGGTCAGTGACATCGTCATCGTGGGCTACGCCATTCCCCGGCTGAGCAGCCGTCCGCGGGGCTCTTCGTCGATATCGATCCGCTTGCCTGCCAGCCACGTGCTGCGTACCACTCCGGCGAGCGCTCGCTGGTCGTAGGCGGAGACGGGGTTCTTGTGCTGCAAGGCCTTTGCGTCGACGACGAAGGCGTCGTCCGGCGCGAAGACGGCGAAGTCGGCTGCGTAACCAAGGGCGATGTGGCCCTTGGTGTTCAGCCCGACTTGCCGGGCGGGATTCTCGGCCATCCAGCGGACCACATCGCCCAGGCTGTAACCCCGGCGCTTGGCCTCCGACCACACCGCCGACAGCGATACCTGCAACGAGGCGATACCGCCCCAGGCGACGCCGAAGTCACCGATGTCGAACCGCTTGAGGTCCGCGGTGCACGGGGAATGGTCGGTCACGATGCAATCGATGACACCGTCGACAAGCCCCTGCCACAACAGTTCCCGGTTACCGGCTTCGCGGATGGGCGGGCAGCACTTGAACTGGGTGGCTCCCGCGGGAATTTCTTCCGACACGAACGACAGGTAGTGCGGGCAGGTTTCCGCGGTGAGCTTGACGCCGTCGCGGCGCGCCGAGGCGATCATCGGCAGGGCATCCGAACTGGACAGATGCAGGATGTGGACGCGGCAGCCGGTCCAGCGCGACAACTCGATGACTTCGGCGATCGCGAGATTCTCCGCACCGCGGGGCCGCGACGACAGGAAGTCGGCGTAGTTGTCACCTCCGGGTGAGGCGGCGCGGTCGATGGCGTGGGCGTCCTCGGCGTGCACGATCATCATGGCGCCGAACGAGGCGATTTCCTTGAGCGCCAACTCAAGTCCGTCGGGATCCAACGGCGGGAACTCATCGACGCCGGAATGCAGCAGAAAACACTTGAAGCCGAACACTCCCGCGTCGTGCAGCGCCCGCAGATCCGGCACGTTGCCGGGGATGGCCCCGGCCCAGAATCCGACGTCGACGTACGCCTGGTCCGCCGCAACGCGTCGCTTCACGTGCAACGCTTCGACATTGACCGTCGGTGGGATGCTGTTGAGCGGCATGTCCACGATCGTGGTGATGCCACCTGCCGCGGCCGCCCGTGTCGCGCTGGCGAACCCTTCCCACTCGGTGCGGCCAGGCTCGTTGACGTGTACGTGGGTGTCGACCAGACCCGGGATGAGCACCTCGTCGTCACCGAGCTCGACCATTTGGTCGGCGTCGAGGTCGGCATTTATGGGCTCGATGGTGACGATGCGGCCGTCGCGCACCCCGACACATCGCGCCACCTCGCCGGCTGCGGTGATCACGCGCGGCGCACGGAAAACCAGGTCCAGTTTGTCGGACATCGCATTCACCTTCCTTAAGCAGTCGGGGCCTGATCGGCGATCAGAGCCTGGTGGCCGGCCGGCAGCGCATCCCACCACGTGCGGCGAGCGTCAGAGGCGGCCTGCCCATCGAGTTCGCCGAACAGCCGCAGCCGGGACAGGCCACCGTCGGGATAGACGTCGAGGCGTAGATGGGTCACCGCGGTGCTGCCGTCCAACACGAAACGGTGCCGGGTATCTGGCTGCACAGCGGTGCGCGCCAGCAGCTCTTTCCACGCGTCGGCGGCATCGATATCGGCCGAGCGCGCGTCGATCCCGCTCAGCCGCACCCAGCCGGGGGCGTTGCCGACGTAGTAGCTGGTGTCGATCTCGACATTCCGCGGACGCCCGGCAGCGGCGAGCGCGAACACCGCGTAATCGTTGCCACCGCCACGGCGGCGGGAGTTCTCCCAGCCCTCGCCCATGTTGCGGGCCCGGCCGGGCAGGATGATGTTTGCCGGCGAGGCATAGAACGCATCGGAGCAATCCACCAGCCGCCCACCGTTTTCCGCGGCCAGTAGGTCGACGGTCCCGTCGAGGAACCGAGGATCCGGCACCACCTCGCCGTGCACGCGCAACCGCGCCACGCCGCCGTCCGGATAGATCGACAGACGTACGTGGGTCCAGCGGTGGCGGTCGGTCACCTCGTAGGCGTTGGGCGTATCGCCCTGCGCGGGCGATTTCGCGACGATGGTCTGCCAGTCCGCCTTCATGACCTCCTCGATGGAGGGATAGCCCT
It encodes the following:
- a CDS encoding serine/threonine-protein kinase, producing MPFNSGDVFAGYSIQRLLGAGGMGEVYLAQHPRLPRLDALKILSTDTTRDDEFRARFTREAELAATLWHPHIVGVHDRGEFEGHLWISMDYVEGTDARHMLEKQYPSGMPYEDVVEIVTAVAEALDFAHERRLLHRDVKPANILVTTPTASARRRVLLTDFGIAREADDVSGLTETNMAIGTVAYVAPEQLSSKALDGRADQYALAATAFHLLTGAPLFDDANRIVVAGKHLNTPPPRLSERRPDLAHLDAAMAKALAKNPDQRYARCIDFARALNGRLNEATAPEPALERVPADSGVFTAGLENPGDVGRSSPQTRPLGVLTVLGTARGVQKRPSGPGADEEVWTFRVERYDSTGQAHTVVPVELRGNSITGELSDGDVVEVSGFWDDRTLFADAVVNHSAGTRGRRRRDSFEVTPAKKSVWKSRPARVVGLLAVLAVVVATAVYFITGGFGVPSPGGPGPLVTPQRATVFSPGGSPDHPNDAGKAIDGNPDTAWPTDIYQDAAPFPAFKQGVGLMLQLAAPTALSEVTLDVPSTGTEVQIRASDSDAPSSVSDTTELTSNVSLRPGQNTIPIDNKTKTSNVLVWISKLGTVGGQSRTAISDITLRAAG
- a CDS encoding TrpB-like pyridoxal phosphate-dependent enzyme; translation: MTLHADAAHPDLVTVGVPTHWYNLAAELDQPIPPHLHPATKEPVGPDDLAALFPSGLIAQEVSTEAYIAIPDVVREIYSMWRPSPLIRARRFEEALNTGAHIYVKYEGVSPVGSHKTNSAVAQAYYNSIDGVRKLTTETGAGQWGSALAFAGAQFGLEIEVWQVRASYDSKPYRGHLIRTYGGTVHPSPSELTESGRAILAQNPNTTGSLGMAVSEAVEVAAAAPDTRYALGSVLNHVVLHQSVIGQEAVAQLAAVEPNGADVVFGCAGGGSNLAGLAFPFLREKIHGRSNPRVVAAEPVACPSITQGEYRYDHGDVAGLTPLLKMHTLGMDFVPDPIHAGGLRYHGMAPALSHTVELGLVEGIAISQHDAFSAGVRFARSQGIVPAPESTHAIAAAAAHVADDPTEQVVVIGLSGHGQLDLPAYAEFLDKKF
- a CDS encoding DUF2278 family protein, translating into MALPAYGVLIGTLDHFAREDPNHFGSWYHGKIYLNARLGLYECAVDVSTPSGVPVQYREVRNLDKRLFAFGSEADDWYPLARSEESGALDYLRSPLLRGRAGCVGFVASPLIDLVNTILRSPRFGWVESTADNALNLLEKRLSDSRRLYVFGRPYTTGLGVHDIHMNQGDPPGQFQGQDGIWQDGGTIVESNDGTLNAFLTKFKTQSLQTDDNGLPV
- a CDS encoding nucleobase:cation symporter-2 family protein; this encodes MTMKLHRNRTVDDGAEEVQRPEDERLGVGRSFAYGAQHVLTMYGGIIAPPLIVGGAAGVPPAQLGVLVASCLFIGGLATILQSVGIPWFGSQLPLVQGTSFASVATLVAIVTQGGGLPAAFGSVMASAAIGLAITPFFARIIRFFPPVVTGTVITTIGLSLMPVAANWAMGNNAKLPTFGSIENIMLAGFTLLVVIILSRSNVPAISRLSILFAIIIGTAVATVLGKADFSKVADGPIVAFPEPFFFGAPVFTVAGVLSMTIVVLVILTETTADILAVGEIVKTRVDRRRIGNGLRADMGASLVSPIFNGFVQSAFAQNVGLVAITGVKSRFVVTAGGAILVILGLLPVLGRGVAAVPYPVLGGAGLVLFGTVAASGIRTLARVNYQGNMNLVIVATSVGMGMIPIAAPNFWEHFPAWFQTIFHSGISSAAIAAVLLNLFFNHIRFARQKPGSSVFAAADRFIAFDEVQAYSKLREGDHIEGGRIVDADGKPLRVKQSDGQLVDVPICAGSGDH
- the pucL gene encoding factor-independent urate hydroxylase → MSDVVLTANQYGKAENRVVRITRDTARHEIEDLNVTSQLRGDFEAAHTEGDNSHVVPTDTQKNTIFAFAKDGIGSPEALLLRLADHFTGEFDWVTGGRWAAEQYRWSRINDHDHSFYRSGPDTRTAVLVRDGDTDTIITGFYGLTVLKSTESGFVGYPKDKYTTLAETTDRILATDIATRWRYNTTVLDFNAVYEDVRAIMLDTFTQGYSKALQHTLYQMGEAVIGAHPEIDEIKFSCPNKHHFVADLSFCGLDNPNEVFFAADRPYGLIEATVARAGAPSADAAWVGIAGFC
- the uraH gene encoding hydroxyisourate hydrolase; this translates as MSYITTHVLDATAGRPAAGVAVTLRAVPTDEQIASGVTDDDGRIADLGPDRLEPGHYRIDFGTGDYFEGRGQDTFYPQVSISFSVSADQAHYHVPLLLSPFAYSTYRGS
- the uraD gene encoding 2-oxo-4-hydroxy-4-carboxy-5-ureidoimidazoline decarboxylase, which codes for MTMSLTDFNAASSADAAAAVRPCLDVDRWVNAIVDKRPYPDLDAVVAVARSAADPFTEDELITALSHHPRIGERASGATAEAGFSRAEQSGVSADADVQRRLLEGNRAYEKRFGHVFLIRAAGRSSEEILAALEERLTNDAATEKSIMADQLRQIAVLRLQGVLA
- the allB gene encoding allantoinase AllB, whose translation is MSDKLDLVFRAPRVITAAGEVARCVGVRDGRIVTIEPINADLDADQMVELGDDEVLIPGLVDTHVHVNEPGRTEWEGFASATRAAAAGGITTIVDMPLNSIPPTVNVEALHVKRRVAADQAYVDVGFWAGAIPGNVPDLRALHDAGVFGFKCFLLHSGVDEFPPLDPDGLELALKEIASFGAMMIVHAEDAHAIDRAASPGGDNYADFLSSRPRGAENLAIAEVIELSRWTGCRVHILHLSSSDALPMIASARRDGVKLTAETCPHYLSFVSEEIPAGATQFKCCPPIREAGNRELLWQGLVDGVIDCIVTDHSPCTADLKRFDIGDFGVAWGGIASLQVSLSAVWSEAKRRGYSLGDVVRWMAENPARQVGLNTKGHIALGYAADFAVFAPDDAFVVDAKALQHKNPVSAYDQRALAGVVRSTWLAGKRIDIDEEPRGRLLSRGMA
- the alc gene encoding allantoicase, with the translated sequence MSTDFTGLPDLASRALGGSVSAANDELFAQRENLIKPGAPFFDPHEFGHKGKVYDGWETRRRRDDGHDYAIVRLGTAGIIHGIIVDTAYFKGNYPPFISVEAASIEGYPSIEEVMKADWQTIVAKSPAQGDTPNAYEVTDRHRWTHVRLSIYPDGGVARLRVHGEVVPDPRFLDGTVDLLAAENGGRLVDCSDAFYASPANIILPGRARNMGEGWENSRRRGGGNDYAVFALAAAGRPRNVEIDTSYYVGNAPGWVRLSGIDARSADIDAADAWKELLARTAVQPDTRHRFVLDGSTAVTHLRLDVYPDGGLSRLRLFGELDGQAASDARRTWWDALPAGHQALIADQAPTA